One Natronomonas gomsonensis genomic window, CGGACCGCCACGTCCCGGTCGGGAATCGACAGCTCCAGGCTCTCGTTTTCAAATGGAACTGGCGAGCGGGCGGCGTCAACCCATCGGGCGAGCGCGACGATGACGACACCGGCGAACAGCGCGACGAACGGGGCGAGTTCCCCACCGTATCGCAACTGGACGGCGCCGAGACCGAGCAACACGACACCGTAGCTGGTCGGTGCGAGCCAGTGGCGCTCGCCGTCGTAGACGCGGTAGACGCCCCAGCCCATCGCCGGTATCGAGACGACCAACAGTAACCCGAAGAGGACCAGCCACCCCATCGTCGACCCGCTGAACAGCGAGTTGACTTCGGCGATGTTTTGCCCTTCGAACAGCCGTGATAGCTGTCCGGTGATGCGTCCCCACGTTGTCGGAGCGAGCAGTGCAACAGCGGCAGTGACGGCGGCGGCACCACCGACGCCGGTCACTGGGAACGTCCACGGTGGGAGTTCGAGGTGACGCCACGCGGCCACCGCGCTGACGACGCCGGCAACGCCAACGGCCAAGAGAACCGGTACCGCAACGACGACAGTGTCGTGCCAGCCCCACACGAGATGTGTAAGGCCGACGAGCGTCGCTCCCAAACCAACCCCGAGCGTCGTCGCCACGCCCGGAGCGAAAAGCGGCTCGTCATCTCGAACTGCAAGGGTCCCGCCGACCACGACGGAGAGGGCAACCGGGAGCAACAACAACGCTGCGGCCCACCAGGCGAGCACGCTTCCGGCGACGCCGAGACCTAACAGCGAGATTGCTCGGATGGTCGGCCACTCCACCTCCAGCGTGTCGATGCCGAGCGTCACGGTCAGTCCCCACGCCGCCATGACGAGCCACGGGGCGTCGAAGGCGTGGTGGTCGACGAACCCCGCACTTGAACGGGCAACATGTAACGGCAACACGGCGAGGACGAGGACGCTCGCAAGCGCGATGCGGCGGTCGCCGGTCACCTCACACGCAAACAGGTACAACAGCAGGCCCGTCATGACGGCCGCAATCACCGGCAGGACAGCGAGAACTGTGCTGTGGTGTCCGAGCCCACCGGCGAGGTCGGCACTACTGAGCATGATTAGTACGGTCAGTGGCTCCTGTGTCTCCAACCCCCCGGGAAGGTTCGAGGGTCCCCAGCCATTTTGCAGTCCTTGTTCGACGTGATAGACGTAGTAGTAGGGGTCGTTGGCCGGGTAGACCACGCGGTCGCGGAACACCGATCCGTACGTAGTCATGCGGAAAGCGACGGTGAGACCGAGCAATCCGAGTAGACTCGCCACGGCCGTCCGGTCGATGTCGGGCAGCGAGAACTCGATGTCGGTCGTCTCGCTTTCCTCGACTTCCCCGAATATCGCCGCCTCGACAGCCCTAGGGTCGGCGAGTCGGTACTCGTCGCCGGCCGATTCGACCACGCCAGCACCGACCAACTCGCCGAAGACACCGGAGTCGACGGGCACGTCGTCGAACGCCCATGTTTCGGTGTCGCGGTCAACCGCCCGAACGTCCTCGAGGGCAGGTTCGAGGTCCGGCCGGTCGTCCAGTAACTCACGCACCTCGCGGGCGTCCATAGATACCCTCGTCTGACAACCCCGAGGCTATAAACTCACCGTCCTCGCTCGAACGCGGGACCTATATCCCGGCCGTCCCACCCCATCGTATGCGCCAGTTCGTCGTCGTCGGCCACGACGCGCCAACGACCCCCGACTTCTCGCTTGAGGATTTGCCCGGTGCCGGCCGCCTCGACGTGTTGTGTCGGTGTGTCAACAGTGCGTTCTTCCTCTCACACACACTCCGCGAGAACGTCCGTGCTCATCTCGTCTTGGCCGACGAGTACGTCGTCCGCTTCGAGGGCGCGGAACTGCGGCGTCTCAACCCCGACGAGCGGTCGACGGCTGCCTTGATTCGCGGCGCGTTGGAGGCTCGTGAGGGCGCCATCGGTGCGATGGAGGCCAACCCCTCTCCCGGCGTCTACATCGGCAAGGGTGACTTCGAGTCGACCGTCCGCTCCGTCGCCGAGGAGAGCACGCTCGTCGAACTGCACGAGGACGGCCGGCCGGTCGTTGACCTTGACCCGCCAAGTGACCCAGTGTTCGTCCTTTCGGACCACCACGACTTCACCGACGCCGAAGCCGCGCTCCTCGCCGACGTGGCCGACGAACGCGTCTCACTCGGCCCGGAACCCCTCCACGCTGACCACGCCATCACGGTCGCACACAACTACCTCGACACCGACGGGTTCGGTATATATTGACCGACATCTCCGGCTTCTGACGGGGTTTTAAGTGAACTGGTGGCGAATTCCGTCGCGTATGTCCCTCCAAATCGGTGATGCGCTCGGCGACGGTATTCGCCGGTCGCTCACGTACAGTGGTGGCGTCCTGATGGCACTGACCTTCGTGTATCAACTGCTGTTCCTCGGGTCGATCAACGCGATTTTCGTCGACATCCTCCCGCCGGAGGCCCAACAATCCGGCCAGCTCGGCTTCGCGCTGCCGGTTCCGGCCGCCGTCGCTGGCGTCATCGCCCTCCTCGGATTGGTGTTCGGTATCGTTCTCTACATCGCTGCGACGCGGGCGTTGACCCGCGAGCAGTCCGAACTCGACTCCCTTTCCGGAGAGCTGTTCACCCGTCGGATGGGTCGGGCGCTCGTTTCGGCCGTGGGTGCCAACATCGTCGTCACCATCGCGGTCACCATCGGGTTCATCCTGCTGTTCGTTCCCGGCATCTTCCTCGCGATTAGCTTCATCTTCGTCATCTTCGCCGTCGGTGTTGAGGATGAACGCGCTATCGACGCCCTGAGTCGCAGTTGGGAACTCGCAAGCGGCAATCGTTGGGGCCTGTTCGCGCTCGGTCTCATCGTCGGCGTCGTCACTGGCGTCGGAAGTAGCATCGGTTCGGTGGCTTCCTTCGTCAGCCCCGTCGCCGGACAAATCCTGAGCCTCGCGCTCACGTCGGTGTTCTCCATCGTCGGCTACGGCATCCTCGCCGACGCCTACCTACAGGTCAGCGGCGAGAAACCCGGCAGCGGCGGCGGTACTGTCGAGCCGACCTCCGAACCCGAGGCGCTCTGAATCGAGCCGCATCATAACCCTTAAAGTCGATGCCGGCTTCCTACCGAGTGCGGGCCGGTGGGGTAGCTTGGTATCCTTCGGCCTTCGGGTGGCCGTAACCACGATTCAAATTCGTGCCGGCCCATTGCCCGCTTCCGCTTTTGATACCTACGTTCCCACAGCGACAGTTCTCAGGGTTCGCGTTTTCGCCACTCTTGGCCGTCTCGTTCGCCACTCTAACGGAGAAGTGAGTCGATAGGGTGTGAACTCATTCTGTCGGCTATCCCTACCACTTGGTGTGTCGTCACAACCTGAAGACGGGCCGGGTGTTTTATGCGCGTTGCCACGAAAGACGTGAATGCACCGCAGGGAGATTCCATGCCCTACGTCGGTGTGCGCCCACTACCGGGTGCGGTCAGCGTCACACCTACGACCCCCGGCCGCTGGGGTCGTTTTCGTGACTTTTCAAAATGCCACTCAGGAGACT contains:
- a CDS encoding STT3 domain-containing protein, coding for MDAREVRELLDDRPDLEPALEDVRAVDRDTETWAFDDVPVDSGVFGELVGAGVVESAGDEYRLADPRAVEAAIFGEVEESETTDIEFSLPDIDRTAVASLLGLLGLTVAFRMTTYGSVFRDRVVYPANDPYYYVYHVEQGLQNGWGPSNLPGGLETQEPLTVLIMLSSADLAGGLGHHSTVLAVLPVIAAVMTGLLLYLFACEVTGDRRIALASVLVLAVLPLHVARSSAGFVDHHAFDAPWLVMAAWGLTVTLGIDTLEVEWPTIRAISLLGLGVAGSVLAWWAAALLLLPVALSVVVGGTLAVRDDEPLFAPGVATTLGVGLGATLVGLTHLVWGWHDTVVVAVPVLLAVGVAGVVSAVAAWRHLELPPWTFPVTGVGGAAAVTAAVALLAPTTWGRITGQLSRLFEGQNIAEVNSLFSGSTMGWLVLFGLLLVVSIPAMGWGVYRVYDGERHWLAPTSYGVVLLGLGAVQLRYGGELAPFVALFAGVVIVALARWVDAARSPVPFENESLELSIPDRDVAVRIGFVVVLVCGLSAIQAPIVTSDLAIPQEQYETASFIDGHAKENGYDYPQSYVFSPWSWNRMYNYYVNGEAQSYGYAQSNYRPFTFSETPDESYQQYVRSDSYLVTEPVPGSPNITDAMMQSRLHDHYGSRSEGVAGLAHYRALYASPIGDYKAFRIVPGATIEGAAEPDATVTLTTEVDIEGDEFTYERQTTANANGTYSVTVPYPGEYDLEGAATEPVSVSEAAVNSGETVRA
- the trmY gene encoding tRNA (pseudouridine(54)-N(1))-methyltransferase TrmY, with the translated sequence MRQFVVVGHDAPTTPDFSLEDLPGAGRLDVLCRCVNSAFFLSHTLRENVRAHLVLADEYVVRFEGAELRRLNPDERSTAALIRGALEAREGAIGAMEANPSPGVYIGKGDFESTVRSVAEESTLVELHEDGRPVVDLDPPSDPVFVLSDHHDFTDAEAALLADVADERVSLGPEPLHADHAITVAHNYLDTDGFGIY